The Rhodanobacteraceae bacterium DNA segment AGGGCACCCTGCCCTTGCTGGGCCGTATCGCCGCCGGCAGGCCGATCGAGGCCATGGCGTCCGATGAGCGCATCGCGGTGCCGCCACCGATGCAGCCGCGCGGCGCCGGTTACGTGCTGCAGGTACGCGGCGAGTCGATGCGCGACATCGGCGTGCACGATGGCGACCTGGTGATCATCGAATCGCGCGATCAGGCCCGCTCTGGCGAAATCGTGGTGGCCCTGATCGATGGCGAAGCGGCCACGCTCAAACGCCTGCGTCCGCGATCGGGCTGGATCGAACTGGAATCGGAAAACCCCGACCACCCAACCCAACGCTACGAGCCCGAACGGGTGCAGATTCAGGGCGTGCTGGTGGGGTTGATGCGGCGGTATTGAGCGCGGGTTGGCTTCAGCAAATCGCAGCCGGCACGTCTTACGGGCAATGAACCACAAGCTGCCTGTAGGAGCGACCTCGCGTCGCGACCGCCAAGCCGCAGTTCCACAGTAGTGGTCGCGCCACAAGGGCGCTCCTACCTGTGGACGAAACCGTCGCTGCGCTCCTCGGAATGACGCATCAACAACTTGCGATATGGGCTCAAGGAGAGCCGCATGTGTAGTCCCGACACTGCACGCAGGCTCAAGAATCTGGCGCACTCTTGGATCCAGACTTGTCTGGACGCCTTTCGCTCGTTGATGCAGAAGCGTCCACACAAGTCTCGACCCACCGAGAAGCGGCTTGCCGTCTGCACGAACTGCGTCGGCTCCTTGTTGCGCAACCGTAAAAATCCAGTTCAGTCCAGCTGAATGCCTGGATTGGAGCATGCAACCTTTGCCTTCCCGGAGGCTCAGAATCGAAGTCGCAACAACCACCCAGTGAGGACATTCACGATGCAAATCCAGGTGATTGATCAACTGCAGGCCGACCCCCAGAGACTGCGCGCCATGTTTGTCGTTCGAGCGCTCCGGGCGCTGGATCGTATGGCGCCGGGCATCCTCAAGCTGGTCGGCAAATTTCGTGACCTGAACGGGCCCAAGGGCGGTGTGGATCACGCCTGCAGCATCGAAGTTGCACTTCGCGATGGCAGCCACTTCCGGGCCGAAGCGCGTTCGGCCCAGTTGCTGGAAGCACTGGACGGCGCTCTGGCGCGACTGGTGCGTCGTATCGACGCTGCACACAAGCGGCAGTTGAGCAAGCGTCGTAGCGGCTTGCTGGCGCTGGATGTGGGTTAGTCCGTAGAGCGGGCGTAACTTAGGTAGGCACGGTCGCCCCTGTCGGCGCGCTTATTCGCGCATCAAACGGTGGGCGATCTCAGAGTTCATTTTTTGTCCGCAAAGGACGCAAAGGACGCGAAGATTTCAATGGACTGGCCGGCTGAGCACGATCTCTGGCGACATCGCTAGCTGACATCTTGGAATCGCTCTACTTTGCGTCCTTTGCGTCCTTTGCGTCCTTTGCGGAAAATTCTTTGATTCAAGTACTTGCGGTATGTTTGGTGAGAGCGGGCGCCGCCCGCGACAGTCAGCAGACACATTGGCCAGCTTGATCGCCGACAGAGTCCGCTCCCACAGTGGAGCGGGCATGGCCGCAGCGAGTTGGCCGATTGCCGTCTAACCTGTCCGCGGAAAAGCGATACTCCGAAGCCTCCTGCATCGGACATCCCTGATGAGCCTGCCTGATCGACTGGCGATTGCGCCGCCGCTGGCCCGCGCGGAATTGCAACTGGCGACTGCCGATCTGGATGCCGCCCTCGACTTCTATGTGGACCAGCTCGGCTTCAGGCTGGAGTTGATCATGCCGGCCGATGACCCACGGATGGCGCTGGTGTCCGGCCACGGCATCCAGTTGCGCCTGGACGCTACTGCGGCACAGACATCAACGACGCCCGTACGGCTGCGTCTCCCCCTGGCGGCCCGGGCCGCGCATCTGCCGCAGGAATTGCTGTTGATTTCGCCGGACGGCGTCCAGATTGAATGGGCGGATCTGGAACAGGCACCGCTGAATCCGCCGGGCACTCAGGAGTTCGTCCTTTGTCGCGCCGCACAGAATACATCCTCGGTCCGCGG contains these protein-coding regions:
- the lexA gene encoding repressor LexA, which produces MLSLTPGQRQLYQHLLKRHEDGADPATLDQLCAELRLASRGSLHKQVSALISAELVEPMDGKQRGVRLRQSPPSDDEYEGTLPLLGRIAAGRPIEAMASDERIAVPPPMQPRGAGYVLQVRGESMRDIGVHDGDLVIIESRDQARSGEIVVALIDGEAATLKRLRPRSGWIELESENPDHPTQRYEPERVQIQGVLVGLMRRY